TCAAGTAACCCTCCAAACCCGTGAAGTTTGGAGGGATTTCTTATGTGTTGGTCTCTACAGACTACACCGCTGCGCATCTGCTGCAGCGATATTAGGCTATTTGCATAATCAGTGATTACATAGGTGATTCGTCAAAAAAAGACTATGTTCCTCAGCGGATAGCTATGCCCACCAACACGAACCACCAGAGCAGGTAGAACGTGAAATAGTATATAAGAGCGTACTTATGGACGGTCATGTCCACAGGTGCGCTCTTTTTTTGCTGCACAGAATCATACCTCGATGCCGGTCACCGCCTCTTGTCCTTCGTTTTCAATCACATTTTGAAAATTAGGAGGACAAGCATATGTCAGAGAACAAAAAATATACCATCGTAGTAAAACGGCAGCGTGTCGAGGTCAGTGAGGCCGTCTACCGTGCCTACCATAAAGAGCGGGAAGCGGAACGCTACCAAAACAAGCTGATCCATCAAAATGAGCTTTCGCTAGAGCGGTTCCGAGAGGACGGTGTCAACATTGATTACCTCATTGTCCGTGTTCAACCAGATATCGTGGACAAGCTTATTCGTCAGGAACAGCTGGAGGCGTTATGGATCGCTCTTCAATTCTTACCGGAGGATGAACGTTTCCTCATTGATGAACTATTTTTCAATGATAAAAGCGAGCGCAAGTTGGCCACGGAGCTTGGAATGGCCACCATGACACTCCATGACCGCAAGCATCGTATACTCAAGAAGCTGAAAAAACTCCTTGAGAATTAAAAATTAATCCGTACACCCCCCTCACTTTTTCCTTTATAGAAGTGAGGGGGATTTTTCTATCTCTCGTGTTCCTTGAAAAATACCGAAACTATTCGGTCATATCCAGCAGCTTAAATACGTTAGCTGTTCAGCTCCGATGAGGGGAAAGCGGCTTCGGAGGACACGCCAAGACCATCTGCGGATAGGTCAGAGCTATTCGTAAACACGATAGCATCAAAGATGTCGAGCGAAAAATGTCCGTCCATAAAGCAATCTGTGGTAGATTGCCCCGCCATGATCTGAACAGCCTACAATGATACTTCCGCATAGCCACAGACATCGCAATG
The genomic region above belongs to Aminipila butyrica and contains:
- a CDS encoding sigma-70 RNA polymerase sigma factor region 4 domain-containing protein, encoding MSENKKYTIVVKRQRVEVSEAVYRAYHKEREAERYQNKLIHQNELSLERFREDGVNIDYLIVRVQPDIVDKLIRQEQLEALWIALQFLPEDERFLIDELFFNDKSERKLATELGMATMTLHDRKHRILKKLKKLLEN